A region from the Lutra lutra chromosome 1, mLutLut1.2, whole genome shotgun sequence genome encodes:
- the TLE6 gene encoding transducin-like enhancer protein 6 isoform X2 gives MMGPPGTLAPSELSCRAVLDQLQREFPRFPPHLAAQVESMNLALQKIRQGLQEHHKQTENFLRTVETWSQARGFQPAEASPEASLHPEAETPQPSGLQGPPFEDILAARSSDWLRQPSRADAGPPTPDTQSPWDPEPRFWQDVLTKELWQIFAGTHRRDQRRRMTEQLPGLESQDAGPQDSGLEPRSRDALVPSPPEPSPSSPEGSGEESTEPGLPGLDTEGMLSLRIAQEPAGRAYRFLKPICWDPEDFEDTWKRPDALPWQSQKAAIPHGVEKMRTLKHGEPVLATAVSSCTRHAFTCGRGGVKVWSLVGGGLEDRLPESHLRVQNPQAYLRTCLLSPTSTTLLTGGHNLAGVSVWDLTAPSLRVSGELPCAGLTCQALAFGPEATLAFAGFTDGTVRIWDLRDQSIVRDLPGPPNGTKSIAVKDQNIWTGGLDTCLRCWDLRTPGEPLEYQFESQIMSLSPSPQEDWVLVGTASGQQWLQPTRGGQKHMVGCKDGTILGLKFSPFGQWWVSVGTDDLVSIYGMPAGTVVFQVPETASILCCDVSRNNRLVVTGSEDHTAVYQITY, from the exons ACGGAGAACTTCCTGCGGACAGTGGAGACCTGGAGCCAGGCCCGGGGCTTCCAGCCTGCGGAG GCCAGCCCCGAGGCTTCCCTGCATCCAGAGGCCGAGACCCCACAGCCCTCTGGGCTCCAGGGACCACCCTTCGAAGACATCCTGGCCGCGAGGTCCTCAGACTGGCTGAGGCAGCCCTCCAGAGCGGATGCCGGGCCCCCCACGCCGGACACGCAGTCCCCCTGGGACCCCGAGCCCCGGTTTTGGCAGGACGTTCTGACCAAGGAGCTCTGGCAGATCTTTGCGGGGACCCACAGGAGGGACCAGCGCCGCAGGA TGACAGAGCAGTTGCCAGGCCTG GAGAGCCAGGACGCAGGACCACAGGACTCAGGACTGGAACCACGGAGCAGAGATGCTTTGG TGCCCAGCCCACCCgagccctcccccagctcccccgAGGGCTCCGGAGAAGAGAGCACAGAGCCAGGCCTGCCAGGCCTGGACACCGAAGGGATGCTCTCCCTCCGCATAGCCCAG GAGCCTGCTGGGAGAGCCTACCGGTTCCTGAAGCCCAT ATGCTGGGACCCTGAGGACTTCGAGGACACGTGGAAGAGACCAGATGCCTTGCCCTGGCAATCCCAGAAGGCGGCCATCCCGCACGGAGTGGAGAAGATGCGGACGCTAAAGCACGGGGAGCCGGTGCTCGCCACGGCCGTCAGCAGCTGCACGCGACATGCGTTCACCTGCGGCCGCGGCGGCGTCAAAGTGTGGAGCCTGGTGGGCGGGGGGCTGGAGGACCGGCTCCCCGAGAGCCACCTGCGTGTACAG AACCCCCAGGCCTACCTGCGCACCTGCCTGCTGTCCCCGACCAGCACGACCCTGCTGACGGGCGGCCACAACCTGGCTGGCGTGAGCGTGTGGGACCTGACCGCGCCCTCCCTGCGTGTGAGCGGCGAGCTGCCCTGCGCAGGCCTCACCTGCCAGGCCCTGGCCTTCGGCCCCGAGGCCACCCTGGCCTTCGCAGGCTTCACCGACGGCACAGTCAGGATCTGGGACTTGCGGGACCAGAGCATTGTCAG GGACCTGCCGGGGCCCCCAAACGGAACCAAGAGCATTGCTGTCAAAGACCAGAACATCTGGACGGGGGGGCTGGACACCTGCCTGCGGTGCTGGGACCTGAGGACCCCCGGGGAGCCCCTGGAATACCAATTCGAGTCTCAG ATAATGAGCCTGTCCCCCAGTCCCCAGGAAGACTGGGTGCTGGTGGGCACAGCCAGTGGCCAACAGTGGCTACAGCCCACCCGAGGGGGCCAGAAGCACATGGTGGGGTGTAAGGACGGCACCATCCTGGGTCTCAAGTTTTCCCCATTTG gcCAGTGGTGGGTGAGCGTTGGGACAGATGACCTGGTCAGCATCTATGGCATGCCCGCGGGGACCGTGGTGTTCCAG GTGCCCGAGACCGCCTCCATCCTGTGCTGTGATGTGTCCCGCAACAACCGCCTGGTCGTCACGGGGTCGGAGGACCACACCGCGGTCTACCAGATCACCTACTGA
- the TLE6 gene encoding transducin-like enhancer protein 6 isoform X3, with the protein MNLALQKIRQGLQEHHKQTENFLRTVETWSQARGFQPAEASPEASLHPEAETPQPSGLQGPPFEDILAARSSDWLRQPSRADAGPPTPDTQSPWDPEPRFWQDVLTKELWQIFAGTHRRDQRRRIPVTEQLPGLESQDAGPQDSGLEPRSRDALVPSPPEPSPSSPEGSGEESTEPGLPGLDTEGMLSLRIAQEPAGRAYRFLKPICWDPEDFEDTWKRPDALPWQSQKAAIPHGVEKMRTLKHGEPVLATAVSSCTRHAFTCGRGGVKVWSLVGGGLEDRLPESHLRVQNPQAYLRTCLLSPTSTTLLTGGHNLAGVSVWDLTAPSLRVSGELPCAGLTCQALAFGPEATLAFAGFTDGTVRIWDLRDQSIVRDLPGPPNGTKSIAVKDQNIWTGGLDTCLRCWDLRTPGEPLEYQFESQIMSLSPSPQEDWVLVGTASGQQWLQPTRGGQKHMVGCKDGTILGLKFSPFGQWWVSVGTDDLVSIYGMPAGTVVFQVPETASILCCDVSRNNRLVVTGSEDHTAVYQITY; encoded by the exons ACGGAGAACTTCCTGCGGACAGTGGAGACCTGGAGCCAGGCCCGGGGCTTCCAGCCTGCGGAG GCCAGCCCCGAGGCTTCCCTGCATCCAGAGGCCGAGACCCCACAGCCCTCTGGGCTCCAGGGACCACCCTTCGAAGACATCCTGGCCGCGAGGTCCTCAGACTGGCTGAGGCAGCCCTCCAGAGCGGATGCCGGGCCCCCCACGCCGGACACGCAGTCCCCCTGGGACCCCGAGCCCCGGTTTTGGCAGGACGTTCTGACCAAGGAGCTCTGGCAGATCTTTGCGGGGACCCACAGGAGGGACCAGCGCCGCAGGA tcCCAGTGACAGAGCAGTTGCCAGGCCTG GAGAGCCAGGACGCAGGACCACAGGACTCAGGACTGGAACCACGGAGCAGAGATGCTTTGG TGCCCAGCCCACCCgagccctcccccagctcccccgAGGGCTCCGGAGAAGAGAGCACAGAGCCAGGCCTGCCAGGCCTGGACACCGAAGGGATGCTCTCCCTCCGCATAGCCCAG GAGCCTGCTGGGAGAGCCTACCGGTTCCTGAAGCCCAT ATGCTGGGACCCTGAGGACTTCGAGGACACGTGGAAGAGACCAGATGCCTTGCCCTGGCAATCCCAGAAGGCGGCCATCCCGCACGGAGTGGAGAAGATGCGGACGCTAAAGCACGGGGAGCCGGTGCTCGCCACGGCCGTCAGCAGCTGCACGCGACATGCGTTCACCTGCGGCCGCGGCGGCGTCAAAGTGTGGAGCCTGGTGGGCGGGGGGCTGGAGGACCGGCTCCCCGAGAGCCACCTGCGTGTACAG AACCCCCAGGCCTACCTGCGCACCTGCCTGCTGTCCCCGACCAGCACGACCCTGCTGACGGGCGGCCACAACCTGGCTGGCGTGAGCGTGTGGGACCTGACCGCGCCCTCCCTGCGTGTGAGCGGCGAGCTGCCCTGCGCAGGCCTCACCTGCCAGGCCCTGGCCTTCGGCCCCGAGGCCACCCTGGCCTTCGCAGGCTTCACCGACGGCACAGTCAGGATCTGGGACTTGCGGGACCAGAGCATTGTCAG GGACCTGCCGGGGCCCCCAAACGGAACCAAGAGCATTGCTGTCAAAGACCAGAACATCTGGACGGGGGGGCTGGACACCTGCCTGCGGTGCTGGGACCTGAGGACCCCCGGGGAGCCCCTGGAATACCAATTCGAGTCTCAG ATAATGAGCCTGTCCCCCAGTCCCCAGGAAGACTGGGTGCTGGTGGGCACAGCCAGTGGCCAACAGTGGCTACAGCCCACCCGAGGGGGCCAGAAGCACATGGTGGGGTGTAAGGACGGCACCATCCTGGGTCTCAAGTTTTCCCCATTTG gcCAGTGGTGGGTGAGCGTTGGGACAGATGACCTGGTCAGCATCTATGGCATGCCCGCGGGGACCGTGGTGTTCCAG GTGCCCGAGACCGCCTCCATCCTGTGCTGTGATGTGTCCCGCAACAACCGCCTGGTCGTCACGGGGTCGGAGGACCACACCGCGGTCTACCAGATCACCTACTGA
- the TLE6 gene encoding transducin-like enhancer protein 6 isoform X1, giving the protein MMGPPGTLAPSELSCRAVLDQLQREFPRFPPHLAAQVESMNLALQKIRQGLQEHHKQTENFLRTVETWSQARGFQPAEASPEASLHPEAETPQPSGLQGPPFEDILAARSSDWLRQPSRADAGPPTPDTQSPWDPEPRFWQDVLTKELWQIFAGTHRRDQRRRIPVTEQLPGLESQDAGPQDSGLEPRSRDALVPSPPEPSPSSPEGSGEESTEPGLPGLDTEGMLSLRIAQEPAGRAYRFLKPICWDPEDFEDTWKRPDALPWQSQKAAIPHGVEKMRTLKHGEPVLATAVSSCTRHAFTCGRGGVKVWSLVGGGLEDRLPESHLRVQNPQAYLRTCLLSPTSTTLLTGGHNLAGVSVWDLTAPSLRVSGELPCAGLTCQALAFGPEATLAFAGFTDGTVRIWDLRDQSIVRDLPGPPNGTKSIAVKDQNIWTGGLDTCLRCWDLRTPGEPLEYQFESQIMSLSPSPQEDWVLVGTASGQQWLQPTRGGQKHMVGCKDGTILGLKFSPFGQWWVSVGTDDLVSIYGMPAGTVVFQVPETASILCCDVSRNNRLVVTGSEDHTAVYQITY; this is encoded by the exons ACGGAGAACTTCCTGCGGACAGTGGAGACCTGGAGCCAGGCCCGGGGCTTCCAGCCTGCGGAG GCCAGCCCCGAGGCTTCCCTGCATCCAGAGGCCGAGACCCCACAGCCCTCTGGGCTCCAGGGACCACCCTTCGAAGACATCCTGGCCGCGAGGTCCTCAGACTGGCTGAGGCAGCCCTCCAGAGCGGATGCCGGGCCCCCCACGCCGGACACGCAGTCCCCCTGGGACCCCGAGCCCCGGTTTTGGCAGGACGTTCTGACCAAGGAGCTCTGGCAGATCTTTGCGGGGACCCACAGGAGGGACCAGCGCCGCAGGA tcCCAGTGACAGAGCAGTTGCCAGGCCTG GAGAGCCAGGACGCAGGACCACAGGACTCAGGACTGGAACCACGGAGCAGAGATGCTTTGG TGCCCAGCCCACCCgagccctcccccagctcccccgAGGGCTCCGGAGAAGAGAGCACAGAGCCAGGCCTGCCAGGCCTGGACACCGAAGGGATGCTCTCCCTCCGCATAGCCCAG GAGCCTGCTGGGAGAGCCTACCGGTTCCTGAAGCCCAT ATGCTGGGACCCTGAGGACTTCGAGGACACGTGGAAGAGACCAGATGCCTTGCCCTGGCAATCCCAGAAGGCGGCCATCCCGCACGGAGTGGAGAAGATGCGGACGCTAAAGCACGGGGAGCCGGTGCTCGCCACGGCCGTCAGCAGCTGCACGCGACATGCGTTCACCTGCGGCCGCGGCGGCGTCAAAGTGTGGAGCCTGGTGGGCGGGGGGCTGGAGGACCGGCTCCCCGAGAGCCACCTGCGTGTACAG AACCCCCAGGCCTACCTGCGCACCTGCCTGCTGTCCCCGACCAGCACGACCCTGCTGACGGGCGGCCACAACCTGGCTGGCGTGAGCGTGTGGGACCTGACCGCGCCCTCCCTGCGTGTGAGCGGCGAGCTGCCCTGCGCAGGCCTCACCTGCCAGGCCCTGGCCTTCGGCCCCGAGGCCACCCTGGCCTTCGCAGGCTTCACCGACGGCACAGTCAGGATCTGGGACTTGCGGGACCAGAGCATTGTCAG GGACCTGCCGGGGCCCCCAAACGGAACCAAGAGCATTGCTGTCAAAGACCAGAACATCTGGACGGGGGGGCTGGACACCTGCCTGCGGTGCTGGGACCTGAGGACCCCCGGGGAGCCCCTGGAATACCAATTCGAGTCTCAG ATAATGAGCCTGTCCCCCAGTCCCCAGGAAGACTGGGTGCTGGTGGGCACAGCCAGTGGCCAACAGTGGCTACAGCCCACCCGAGGGGGCCAGAAGCACATGGTGGGGTGTAAGGACGGCACCATCCTGGGTCTCAAGTTTTCCCCATTTG gcCAGTGGTGGGTGAGCGTTGGGACAGATGACCTGGTCAGCATCTATGGCATGCCCGCGGGGACCGTGGTGTTCCAG GTGCCCGAGACCGCCTCCATCCTGTGCTGTGATGTGTCCCGCAACAACCGCCTGGTCGTCACGGGGTCGGAGGACCACACCGCGGTCTACCAGATCACCTACTGA